TATTTGTTCAAAGTTtccaaaaaagggaaaacatgaAAAGCTGGAGGTACTTTCTTCAGAATCAGCACATACTGAACCTCTTGAAGATATAAATCAGTGAGTGTTTGGGTTTCACTGGAATTAGGCAATGCTTCTCTCTTACTTAAGATCTCTGAAGATGTTCTAACAAAATCTGGCGCAGGGTGCAACTGAGCTGTTGAACTGCTGGTTCTCCAACATCCTTGGCAAGAACAGACCAGCAGTTTTAGAGCTGTAGTCTCATTTCTCATTCTCCTTTCACCCTCCAAGAATGACACATttctgtatgtaaatgtgtgctgAGTCCAACCATATATAAAACGAGAAAGTTGTACTGTACATAAAAGTCTaagtgtaaatgtttttaataaatctttTCTAAAGGTTTACTAAACCTGATCTAATAATAAGTAAACAAGATTTCAATTCTGACGACACCCAGCCCACTCATCAGAAATCCAGACTTATCCTGGGTGATTTTTAACATCAAACCGGTCAAAGTtcatgattattttattttaaatgtgaaaaggTCAGATATGTAGCACAGCAGTGattgtactttttttctgctgtaaaaaTTTCAAAGCGCAGTCGACAAAAGTTTGAtcgaaaaagaagaaattagaAATAGATGATACAGCAGCAAAGACTTTTCTTCCTATCGTCTCTACTCTGATCAGGCACTTGGAAGAAAATGAGTTCAGTAAAGCAGACAATGTTAACTTCATGTAGCATGATTTCTGGGTAATGTAGTTATTTGTAcctttcaaaattaaaaatgaaccTCTCCCTTTCATTTGACGCCAAAATCGAAAGCAGTTGAATTATGAGCTGAAAGTAAAATAACATTCATGTaatataaaattacatttagacCGAGCTACACTCTAATCAGGAAGTACTACTGATTTTAAAAGGCTGCcatcacaacactgacacaacaaGGAAGATCAGTGGTCTTTGCCGTACAGTTTTTCATCAGCCACACCTCTTCATGATGCCATGAGAGCAAGATGTGACGTCATTAAAGTGAGTCAAAGAgctgctcttcctctgtggtgtcagtgttgtgttaaatCACCCCCAGGCTCCGCGTCCCCACGTGTGCACGTATCTTTCACAGCTTATGGTCCATGCGCTGATGTTTCTGTGCGGAGCTGGCAGAGCGGTCTGCAGAGACCACGGCCTGCAGGATGTCCCCCACAGTCGGCCTGTCCAGAGGGTTTTTACACGGGTGAGAAAGAAGCACCTTCCCTGCTTCATCCAGCAAAAAGTCACCTCccatctgaaaaaagaaaaacacgtTACAGATGCACTAATCATTTTTTATCTTAACATTGAATCGGATTCTGCAAATCTGCAATATaaagtacatatatatatatatatataaaatagcAAAAATACAGATCTGGATACTTCAGTGTGTTGGATTTGATTATAAATGCATTATCTAGTTGCGACTGCCTAAGACCATCTGAACCATCAGCTGATTTTTGCTCCTACACAGGTAAAAGCCAGCCATGCATTTAAGCACATATTTTCTCAATGTCaaacttttttctgtcttgtccaTTTGTACCTGGTAGATGTCTTCCAGCAGGTGAGGAGGGAAGTCAGGTAAGTCTCTGTCTATAGCTCCGTACTCTGAGTACCGCAACAGGCAGCCAAACTTCATCACCTTGGCGTAGGACGAGCCGAGGCCAAAGCTCCTGTAGACCTGTGGCAGGAAGGACATCCACCGTAATTTgaataaatcaaaaacacacGTTTGAGAGAAAACATCCGCTTGGGAttcagaaatatgaaaaatatgtgCTGGATAATCCAATCAGggtcctctcacacacacacactcatcatgaTCGATGATTGCCTCTGTGGAAaatcttctctgtctccataTTTGGTTGATTGCCCTTGTTTCCATCTCACATCTGCTAACATCTGGTGACTGCCTTTTCCGAATAAAAAGTCTGGAGGCTCAGCTTACTGGGCTTTTATGACACATCATCCAACAGCTGCTAAATCCTCTGCTTCCCTCAGCTGTGGCTTTATTTTGTGTCCGTGCTGAGTCAGACATTTTGTTTCCATAGAGTACAGCTgcctctttcattttcatgcacCTGCCCACCAGCACTGAATACAGATATATTAacaatattattttaattttcctattttatttaaagaattCCCTTAATTTCCTCATCATGTTATTCAAATTTAACAGGTTTTAAGAAGTTGATTAGCGTGAAAAAGACCCATCCCGACCTTTCTCTGTGGATCCAGCAGCATGTCGAAGGTACATCCAgtctgctgcagccacagctgAGCCCCCTCCAAACTGCCGTACGCAACTACCAGGACCCGCAGTGACCGAGCCTCGCGGAGagcctgcagagaaacaaaatgaaaaaagatgaaatataaCCACTAATTACAAGCCACCCTAAGAATACTTCAGGATCTGTTAGACCTacttttccacatttttgtttaaatgcctGGAACTTATTTATATAAAAGTAAATGGGCAGTGGCTGAAAGGCTGAGTGAACGCAAGTCACTCTGGAAAAAATGTTGGAACCCTTTGTAGCCAGAgcggagaaaaaaaagtttacgaCTCAAAATCTATAATAACTTTTGAAGTAGTGGGTCCCCAGATAGCTGAAACGACAACAATTGGTAGCAGGATATATCGCtgtatgtattttaattttaacattgCAAGAGAAAAAGCTTTTGAGATGAGAACTAACTGATGAATTTGGTAAATGTATGCTATCTCAGGTAATGTTGTTCAGGGTTGGGGAGTATTAACTTTCCCTAATACAATAAGGAGCCGCTGATGTTATCCTAAACTCTGACAGCATCCAGGACTGGCTCCCGCTCTGTGGGGTAATACTACACAGTGGACGTGCTGGTTGTGTAGAGGCTGTTCCTGACCTGAAATCCCATGAAAAAATGTCTCCCATGTGGAAAAATCTAAAACCACTGCTGTATTCAGTCGTTCAGATTTATCTTATGACCCCATGTAACCTCTGACCTTATGCTATAAACTGCTTTTGTTAATCCACACAGGCTGCAGTTTTGCAGAGCAATGCGATGACGCAgtaacagactgactgacttctcctaaaaataaaataaataatcacagCTCGATCAAAGGTAAACTGACCTGACTGGCCTCCAGCTCGGCCACGTGGTCTCGTCATGGCAGTCATCCAAAATGTCTGATGagaaccagcagcagcttctgacCCTGACCCAGATACTCACCCAGAGTCACACTCcttaaacacacaacacaacaacagcctGAGAAACAACAGGGACACGAGAAAACCTGATTTAAAGAAATACGTGCGTCTgatacaacaaaaacacaacaaacaccacCTAAGACCAGCAGTGTGTGAACTCACTTTCCACTCCGTCCATGAGTAAATGGAGTGTCAGGGCTCAGACTGTCTGCAGCCTTTACTCCTGCGAGTTGTCCATCTGTTGTCTGTAGACCTCTGTCCACGCTCTCCAGGAAGGAGTCCCACTCacactgcgcacacacacacacacacacacacacacacacacacacacacacacacacacacacacacacacacacacacacacacaaaatgctttCTTTATCGATTAAACTTTAATCAATTGTTTAGGAAATATAATGTAAGTGTGGACTTGGACCTTTACTGTATGTAGTGTTAAATGTTGCCAGAACAGCAGGCAGGGGTAAACGTgtctataaaataaataaaataaatgcaaattcaaaaaataatttgaagatttaaaaatgcaaatttgaaaataaatcacacatacaaaccTCCAGCTGCAGAagctcctccacctgctctctCACTGCTTCAtggctggaaaaacaaaaatattgtgCAATAAAGGGGCATCGACAGGGGCATCGACTGCAGAATATGTTGGATCAACTGCATGTTCAATGATAGGTTATCTATTTATTGTACTTGCtaacatcattattattattgttgttgttgttaaatacCCATACTTACTGATAGTGCTTCTGCCAAATGGCCTCTGCCTCATTCTTCGTCTTCACTCCGATGCTGctcaacaataacaaaacacaaaattacttaataacataaaaatatgtgaatatTGTGATTAAAACAGCTGATTGGCTTAGTTACACTTAATCCAAAGACAGAGTCAAAtgcttctgtgtttctgcaggtgtTGAGAGCCCACCTACCTTTTATAGAAGTCTGTGCCAGCTGTTATCAGGCCAAATAAAGTGGTGATCTTATATGGGACTAAGTTCTCCAGGGAGGCTGTGTGAGAACAAAGGGCTTTATTATTGGCTGAGCTCATTTGCGCAATGCCATTATGTTGGCAATGAGCATGACAGGGATTACATTACACCACTTTATTGCCAGCGGGCCTTTTAATCCAGTGACTTGATCACAATGATCTGCTTCAACAAGGCACAAAAAGGTTCTTCTGTAGCCAGGTTGTGAAATATTCAAAAGGAGATCTGTGAACTACATGCAAATGACATGGTAACCGCGATAAACATGGTTCACGTTTAAACCCAGCCTGATGAAATGGGtgaacagagaaaaagcagatgCAGGTGCAAGTTAGTAGAGTGTCACTCACTTTTTTTATACTGGATCTGACGTTTAATCCTACATAGTACAAATGCAACCCCAGACTCTATTCTAATTTCTGCTATTTTGGTACTTGTTTGGTTACTGGGAACAAGATGTACATTATACAACGAAATTAAATTGATTCCTTGATTCCATTGATTCTGAATTAATCTAATGTCTTATTCAGTTCGGCATTAATACAATCTGTTCAGGAGCATGATTTGACGTAAAATGTCCCATCTTCTTCCATCTAAACAAGCAATTAAATCCGTAACGAACAGCAAAGCAATGCTGCACCTGAGCAATATCAAAGCTGAGAGTTCATAAGCACATGCACCTGCAGCTTGGTAATATGTTGTCATCCTAGACAATGAATTAGTCAGCCCCACACTCCATTCATGTTTTGACACTCTACTGCTTCTTTTGAACAAAATATTgattgcaaaacaaaaataaacataatctTTGGATCAATTCAATCTCCTCTTCAATTCGGCGTACATATAatctaataaaagaaaaatcttgcCTTTTATTACTGGCTCACTACAGTATTTTTCCGTGTTGCTACGCACTTTAAACCCGTAACGTACCTGCGCAAAATTAATAGCAAATCCTAAAGCTGAAATAGTAAGtgttcatttgtattttctctATGCCGAATTACTCATAAGACCAAAGCAAATTCACTCAACACAGAAGTCGTTTTCTAACTTGCGTCCACCTTCCTCTGCAGCAAAGCGCATTAAAACTTTGGGATTTTCAGTGAAGTCCGTCATCTTTCTTCTACATCAGTCCTACCTTCTGCATCTTGCTTGGCTTGCTGAAGAAGAACTTTGCCCAAGTTGACCAACAGACTCAGGCCACTTGTTAGTGTCTCCACTGTCGTATCTTCAGCCATGATCACCGTCTCCGGACTCAGGTCCACACACACCCGGTAGTAAATCAAGAACCATGTGAGCGAAATCCGTCTGACCACGTGACAAAGATCATGTGACAAAGTTTTCGGTTTTTCTGCAATTTGCAAGAGCGTGATTTAAGTTTGGAAGTGGTTAAAGAAGTTTTCTTTagactttattttaaataaaaaaaaaagaaaaaaaattcaaagttaaatttaacctaaccctaacccaaataAACAACAGGAGAGCCTGTTAAAACTGTCAACCAGTTTTATTGACTGCTGAACATTcaattcactcattcatttaaaaaaaaaaaaaaaaaatccctccttTCAAGTTTTAAGCTTTAAGACAGGTCGTGCACTCCTCACTCCAAAGCCCACCGTAGCACTTAATGACTGGGTCACAGagtgcaaaaaaataaaatgacaaccaGTCTGCACAATCATcgatatgaaaaagaaaaggtgacaCAAAGCAAAACGAGTGTAGGCTGTCAGATGTCAGTAATGTGGGAAATGAACTGATTGAATGACAAAATTAGCAAACCGGACATTCACTGATGGTATTTTAAAGGCCTCTAAATCATAAAAGttgcaattttaaaaatgagcGCTGCTAAAAATTTGTTCAAACCACTCGATATTTTTAGATCATTCCAGGTGAATTATCTGCTGACCCCTTTTTATCCTTGTGCTTAAACTCACATTGATGAGTCATTaaaaaacaccacagacagcagctgcatACACACTAACGTAGTCTCAATATCTGACACTCAAGTCTTTAGTTTCATAAGGCTGCTGCATGTAAACATCACATCATAACTTCCCTCACAGGATCACCCCATTTACCAGAATAAAACAATGTTCGATATCTATGAAAACCTAATCATTTACtaaatcattcattttgtgCAGCCCAGAATTCAATCTTGTCAagcctgaagagaaaaaaggggaCAAGAGCTCTTTTCTCCCAAACTATTGCTGAGGTGTAAAATAAAGAACAGCTTATACAAGGAAACATAACAATAGATATTACAGAAAtccaaataaaagaaatatgagAGACACAGATGCCATTCAATGCAAGCTTAAGGAATGATAGCAAAGGAAACAACAGTATGAGGTGTGCTTTTCCTCATCTACGATTAATCCTCAACAAGATCCAACAGTCAGAGATATCAGAGAACATTCAGGAGCCTTAACTTTGTAGTTTGGATTTCTGCTTCTTATATTTTAAAGGTGagatccaaaaaaaagaaaataattttgttgctccttctctccttgctctttctctcttcataaAGTACAGCCTGAGGTAACATGGCCTGGTAATATTGTTATGAATCTGCATTATCTGAACCAATAATCTGATGctttcttcatttctgtcaAATTGCAAATGTCAAAGAAACTTTAAAGAAAACtccataaaatatttaaatcataggagagaaaagcagaaatatctgtttttgtttgataaatcatttaaatgatTAAGCTTGTTTTTCTAACtggtttaattttctgttgactgaCTAACTTATTAACTGACTAATCTTTTCAGTGTAAACCAACAATTAGGTCTCTGATCATTCTCTAAAATCTCTGACTGTTCCTCTCGTTTTAGTTCAGCAGCCAACCCGTCTTTAAACCAACCTATTATTGGTCACATTAAAAGAAAGCGGGGTTCAATACCCGAAAAGAGAAGTGACACTACCTGCAAGTgttgagaaaacaaaataaaagaaactgcTTCAAGTATCCCAAGTGGAATTCAATAGCCCTGAAGGTTTGTTTCATATCTTTAAAATCCCTGCGCTCCTTCTCTGCTGATAGGCTGGACTGTGCCTGAGCACAGCAGTGGTTAAAGTAAAGTTTAAAGTGCCAATTACAATCttcaatgttaaataaaaagtttttttttaacataacagTGTCAATCCAACACTTAACAAACAATCGTTAACAAATTAAGATCCAATTTAACATTCTATGTAATCTAAATCTAGTGATTTTGGCATGTCTATGTCTATGCAGCAAAAAGATTGTTCATGCTGATGGTTCTTGAGATGCATTTTGTGCTTTGGGTGTTTCAGCACGAGGCCtatgaagcagagaaagagagagggtggaCAGAATCACTTCTGCATCCCAAACTAACTGAAATATCCtgctgtgatgttctctgtcaTTTCTCCAAAATAAGTGGAGTGTGGAAACACAGGGACGAATTCACAGCAAGAAAAGCTCAACACTTTGTTGCTGACTGATTCGATATTTAACAGGTTGACAAAGCGGTACCAGGAGACAAATACTGGTACCTATCAGAGCTGATGAGAGGAAACGTGTGTGAAACGTATTGAAGGAAAGATGACAGAGAACAAAGCAGGATCTGGAAAAGTGTTTTggtatcaaaataaaataaatgatagtTTTGGGAAAACTAAATCACCTCAGAGGAAAAGCCTCTTTGTTATCACTATCAGCTCACCTTTAATGGGGACGTAGGGAAAGAGACTGTTTCCCAAATGTGTCAAGCAGCTCtatgattttctttcttaaaattTAAACTATAAACATTAAAGCTGAGATGATTCTGGAGAACTTAGTCCAGTTTTGTTTGGGCTGCAGAAGAAGACAGTCCCTTTTGTTCTGCCCAGTGTAGAAGCTCTATTATTAAGACTTTATTGAACAGATTTCTCTCCTGCGTAGAAGCTGCGTTAAGACTTCTTTGGACAGTGTGAAGACGAGTCTGTATTAAGAACCTCTATCATCGTTCTGGTAGACGGGAAGGTCTCTGCTACAGATGGAAGACTCTGGTACCAGTTTGGTAAACTGGGGAGACAGAACAGTTACAGATAAGGGTCTCGTTTCTGCAAAGCAGACGAACAACAAACATAGAACATGTTTTGTCTTCCTACCTCTTAAGATTCATCCAGGTCTTCGCTGTTTTACTGAAGCTGTCTGGACTCGGTGTGGTCATGGCTTCAAAATCCACCAGCTGAAGCAGTATTAACATAAGCATAGTTTAGAGGACGTTTACTGTACATTACACACAATAATGTTTTCTTCAAGAACAGGACAAGATACTTAGATTTAGCTTAATCAGACCTGGAAGACTAATTTGTCTGTGGTCtttactttaaaataacagAATTCAATTCAGACTTGTGCTGTGTTGGAAGCGCTGCAGAAACATTACTTGGTCCGACCTGGTGAGATTTCCCTTGTGAGTTTTACGTTAAAGTGTCTCAGGCTCTTATTCAGCCATGAAACCGAAAATGTAAAATCACATTTATGTAAAGAGGTGCACGTCTGAAGGAGCTTTATCTTTACCTTTCCTTTAGGGATCCTGCCGATGACCTCCTTCCCACTGGCCATCAGTGCCCCCATCACGACTGAGTAGGCCACCACACTGAGGAGAAACACACCAGGGATCTGTTACTGACTTCTTCAATAACTATGAAACATCCACAAGGTCTGAGGATCAGAGGCCTCCAATACACATGCTGAATTTCTCATAATGCTATCA
This genomic stretch from Toxotes jaculatrix isolate fToxJac2 chromosome 19, fToxJac2.pri, whole genome shotgun sequence harbors:
- the selenol gene encoding selenoprotein L; amino-acid sequence: MAEDTTVETLTSGLSLLVNLGKVLLQQAKQDAEASLENLVPYKITTLFGLITAGTDFYKSIGVKTKNEAEAIWQKHYHHEAVREQVEELLQLECEWDSFLESVDRGLQTTDGQLAGVKAADSLSPDTPFTHGRSGKSVTLGEYLGQGQKLLLVLIRHFGULPURDHVAELEASQALREARSLRVLVVAYGSLEGAQLWLQQTGCTFDMLLDPQRKVYRSFGLGSSYAKVMKFGCLLRYSEYGAIDRDLPDFPPHLLEDIYQMGGDFLLDEAGKVLLSHPCKNPLDRPTVGDILQAVVSADRSASSAQKHQRMDHKL